The Epinephelus fuscoguttatus linkage group LG19, E.fuscoguttatus.final_Chr_v1 genome contains the following window.
CCTGACATCATACGTGCAGGAACAACACATGCAGATAGTTTGGATGAAGATGATTTTAGCCTCAAAAGGAAATATGCTCAGAAACTGGCTTAGTCACACTGAGCATGGGACGCTGGATTTGAGCACGTGCTAATCTACAAACCTCACTGTCCATTATTTAATCTCAATTCAGTTCATGTGTATCACTCCTGAACTCGCCTGTGACCGTGACAGTGAGGTGACACAGTACCAAAGACGTGGATATTTGACTGTCATAATATACATTTCAATacgcatgtgagtgtgtgtcctcACCTGCAGGCAGGGCAGCCTCCCACCACCACTACAGACGGTTGTATGATGGTGTACGTCCCAGGGTACGGCTGCTGGGCTATGGCAGGGGGAATTTGGGCTGATGGGTACCCTGGAGTTCACAGAAGGGAATGGGATACATGTTATTGTGGACATTCACTTTTACAAAAAAAGCATCAATATTAAATTCCCACATCATGTTGTGATATTTGTGACTgtgttgtgagtgtgtttgttggcaAGTTGAGGATTAACGGGTTCATTTTACTGATACTAACAGAATGTATTGATTTTCTCTGACCACCTGTGTTATGTTTGTGAGACATGGTAAACTCTGATACCACGACCACACATTCGTTCCCAGAAATGTTTGCCAACACCTTTTCTCTGATAAGGATGCCTCCCTGTGAGAGAGACTAAAACTCTAACTCTAACTCTAACAAGTGTAAAGAGTGGCTGGGGGGGCCGCCTTCTCTCGAGCAGAGAACAGGCTCTTGTAAGTGATTAATTtacacctgtgttcaaagagcACACTTTGACTTCAAACGCTGTTATCTGCTATATGTGCCCTTGAGCTGGCACATATATCTCCatcaatgtttctttttttttgttaaatagtCAGTAGAAATCTataacaaaaaattaaatatatttttgtcatatacagatgtgCAATAATAATAGGTAATATGTATGGTGACATTGTCCAATGCCAAGTctgtatttgatcatgtgacaatacaataaaatatcctcctgagaccctgtgtcctcatgaggacatcacaatttgggtttacttgaccttttacttcattcttcttaacttagacctgttgtcctcgttcgtggatGCTTTaatgtgccatctagtggtagcaagagcacaatacactaatccatgtaaaaacaagatggcagccatctctgccaagtcagtctgcagctgatcctgacacaaaagtggatatggtccaaaacctgatcacattttatagGTGAAATTTGTTTATtcatgattaataatgtttgtagtttgatatagCAACagatttgaccaattttagtgAAAGTAACGAGCTAGGACGCTGTTAATcaggaagtacttgtttgacgacattctactgaggacactgggactttattatagTTGtgagtgtttagttttttatacttattgggtcctactgatcccaaatagctaggagcaATTTAAAtcgcataccaaacaaaagttcagctctcaggaggatatacagTAGCTGTTTCGATGCAAAATCTGGCACTAGGGCCCATCATAACTACCGTATGCCACTGGTACAGCTATACAGTATACCATACAAATATACAATAAATCAAAGCTACTACTGTCTACGTAAATTACACATGCAGCACACTAATGTTATGGACACTTTACTCTGACTTCATGTTGGCTCTCTGATAAATATAACCTAATAAAGACATTAACATTTGTTAAATACCCCTGAGAACCATGTTCTGCTGGGGTACAACACCATTTGGACAAACCATAGGCAGAACTGCAGTACATCATAACACTCGAAAATttgacatatttatttatacacatgCACTGTTTTAGAATAATTACCCCTTTCAGTTGCACAACAGCCTAATTTAATCTACAAAgatcaccaaaaaacaaaaggttGAGCAAATAAGGAAACAGCACACAGTTACAAGAAATGCGACATCATTTTAGGACAGAGTAACTTCCTTGTCGTTGTAGCAGTCAGGTGATGACTGCCCGCTTCACATGAAGCAGACTGTATAAGGCCTggggctgcagcagcagtgcaaCCTGTGTGCTCTCAATGGTGCTGCAAAGCTCCCTGCGCTGTGCCAACACTTCATCATTAACATATTTCACATTCTGTTGCTCCCTATAAAAACACTAACCGGAGTGGGTGCTGACACTGTAAATCATATGactaaaacatttatttgttattgtttatcaGGCACCTTAGAGAGGCACATATTTGCTTATTCACGGaagtggaatgtaactaagtacttttactcaagtgcAATTGTGAGGCACTTGTACctcaagtatttccattttatgctactttctACCTCCACTCCACTATATGTATTTTAAAGTGTCATTTACTTAGCAAATTTAGACATaatatgatgtattattatagattaCATTGCCCAGCTGTGTGTAAAGTAATTAGTTCCATCTTTACCTGCAACATTAAGTGAGAAAGACAataattacaatataataatacaatatattGGGCCTTCCTGCTggatgagtacttttacttttgttgcTTTAAGTATAttctacttttacttgagtgacattttgaaaGCAGGACTTAAAGAGTACTTCTGGTGGAGTATTTTTACGCTGTAGTGTTTCTACTTTtacttacaaaataaaagatgtgACTACTTCTACTTGGCTCCTATAAATACCATGGGTAAATACCAGGCATCCTATGTTCGCACTGCGCATGCGCAACACCGTAGCACCTGATAAATGAAACTTATTTCCATTTCACGGTGTTTATGAGTTAAAGtctgactctctgtgcttcaaCATGTCAACCTACTGCAACATAAAGACTTACAGACGCTCCCAGACTACAGGACACAACAAAAGGACTTTCCTTTAAACGAAGACGGAAGTGGGAAGCAGTGAGACCTCTCTTCCCGTCTGCCCGCTTCACTTTCTGGTGTATACGGACAGTGTGTACGTGTGTACGGGGCTACTTGCCTTGGCCGTCTGGGTACTGGTATGGCGGCGGGGCCGGCGCGGGGATGGCCCCATAGCTGTGCTGCGGTTGCGGGCCGTACTCATAAGCCCCTGGGACGGCGTTGTAGGCGGGAGGTCTGTCCTGGAGAAGAGGTTTGCTGTCCACCATCTCACCCGACGTGATGCGTCCTCAAGTTGTCACGTTCTCTGCGCCCCCTTCCTCAACTTAAAACCTTCCAGCAACAGAAAAGGATTCAAACTGAACTACTTGGCTACTTGACTTTTGTTGTCCGGAGAGCCGTGCGACGCTGGTTGACACACACAGGCGacgaaaacaaagaaaacaaagaaaagacgCTGCGCAAAAATGAAACTTCGTCCCTCTCCATGCGCCAACTTTGTCCCCGGTGGCGCAACAACACCAAATATTTACCAAATGTCCACTTTACAAACAGGAATGGTGCGAGTCGGTCTGGTAATGGTTAACTTAACTCCATTTCCCTCCTTCCAGTTGGTCCTTTGGTACCAGTACAGCAGTAATCTGTCATCGCAGCGCCCTGTAACTCAGCTGGAACTCAGAAAGGCTTTTCCTTTCTGTCTGGATTGTCACAAGAGAAGAATCATGTGATGAGCTGCTGTAGCGCCTCTGCGCACCCAAAGGCTTCTTAAAGCGACAgcacatgaaaataaaaggcTCAGTGCTGCATGCAGAGCACTGCAGAGAGCCGGCACACCATCATGTCCCAGCGCCCACTGGTTTTAATGGGAGGCCTGCACATAATGATGTCAGCTGAGCTCCATGCAGTCTGTTAGCTTAGAGTTTGAGTGCACTCCATGTGTGGAGGGCAAGCTTGTTGACGGTGGGACTTACATAATTGCTGTCCTCATTATGAGTGGGCTACCCTTAATGTTGCATAATATTGGATTCACATCCTCAGATTTAGTCAGAGGATCAGCATGCAGGTTTGGACAGGATAAAAGTGACTGAATTAAACCACAACAGGAGAAAAAATCCTGgttattaaatatttatgggCAGGGTCACTTGTACAGCAGTAGtatgtgtaacaaagtcaaatgtacatttctaatattaattaattatattaatattaattaatataattacacaaaatctATGTCAGTTGTTACCTGACACACTCAGGCCTCCGTACTCAACATGTGGAATgtttgatactcagtttctgtacctGTACATTCACCTTTGGGGGCACCCCACCAAAAAAGATGTGTAGTTCGTAGTTTCCGTGCCTCTAAGTTCATTTAATGCTaacatattcctgtgtcacttaatttgtgtaggggctcAAGTTCAAGGTCGTAAttgacggaggattttgtttttgcctcttgCTGTCAGGGTTGCTTCCAAAGATATCCACGGTCTGGATATCCATGCAGACAACATTAGAGTCCACCATATGTAATTAaaagcccagtcccttttactagcccagtcTGGCTATCTACACATTTTGAccaataaaggcctgtctcatttagaggcctggtctgatTGCCAAGCCGTTcatttttttatagaagttctttggatgtataaaagcgggttgttggctacctcacattatgtgtccattctttgatcaccctgtaagttattaatattgctttagtccataagggtcctcagatcaaaagaatcaaaagggtttttcataaaacttcatCCAAGTTAtgagttttgttttaacaggataaagtggtgttgtgtcggtatgccggGCGCCATAATCCCCAAGTGCCataactcactctctctctctgatgctttgtctgtcagagctagatcaaatgattgattcataattgatatattatctgaagcctgaTTTTTAattgtaagtaagtaagtaatattcatactggttaaaatgaactatttgattgcatttcctgatctttgcagttttgtgtgaaaggaattaaaggccaaATATAGGccttatttatatagtatagGATATTgatgtgatttgtttttcttgtgtttttttcagagCCCTTTATCTACAGTGTCGGGAGTCATCTAGAACCCAACACAGCTATGGTGAGCTGAAAACTGATATAAAGTAttatgttaaaggtccagtgtgtggcaGTTAGGGGTATATATTAGCAGAActggaatataatatttataactctgttttcattagttaataaccacctgaaactaagaaacTAAGAAATTTGATTTGGTTGCAAAGTGCGACCTcaacactagatgccactaaagcTATGGAAAGACAGTAACTATACCAGACAGTGAGGAAGTACTTATAGCCTGTCACTTTCCATTTTCTTTCCACTTGTACTCCACAGTATTTCACAGAGGAAATTGTGAGCATTTGCTGCTCTATATTTATTTGACAGGTATAGTTATagattaatattttatatagcCTAAATAAACACATGATACACCAATAGAAATACATGTACAATGCACTGTTAAAGGTTCCAGCAGTCGTGATCTCTTGCACgtgcagcagtgtgtagttGGGTTCTCTTATCATGTTCAGATGTCTATAAATTGCTCTCAGTTcaaccaaacaaaaataaattctcaggtgttttaatttaaataaccATTTAGGGCCCAAAGAGGTCAAATAATctaatatttcacaaaacagcCGAATGAAAAGtcaaaaatatgaatatgaatttGTTAATCCTACCCCACTTATTGTTTCATGGCCCTTCAGATGTATCTTGTGACCCTTCACAGGGGGCCCCACCTCAAGTTTGGACAACCACTGCTTCACTGTATATATATCAAACTCCACCTTAACCagctacaacataaaataacatttaagcATTGAAACATCAGCATTATCATTTGATACTTCTACATATTGCTGATTAAACTCTATACTTTtagtaacattttgaatgcatTTCTTTAACTTGTGATGGTACTCACATTGTTGTACTGCTACTTATACTTGAGTAAATTGCCGTTACCAGTAGATCAGGAGCAGACAGCTCGTTCCCTTCAGTCAACCAATCAGTTTTCACCCCATCCAAAAAAATCCACCTACTGAGGAAGAAGAGCTCACCTGTGATATCACCTGTGGAGGTGATGACTCATGACTGTCGCctctgtccaaggtgctgaacCTGGGACCCCCAAGGATGAGGTATGTGTCTGACTCATTGTTTCACCTAAAAGGCAGCACCATGGCATTTACTTTAACACTTTAACATCTGTATTCAGATACTTTACTTGAATACATGTTCTAATACCACACTCTGAAAATATTCCACCACACGTAAAAGTGCTGCAGTCAAACCCTGCTTCAGTAAAAGTATCATCAGGAAGAATTTACTTGAAGTATCAGTAAATGTATTCAATGCAGCAAAATattccctgtcagtgtttttggattaatattactgctgcattaatgtgtatggTGTATTTAACTGCTGTACATGTTTAAGCCTGTGCTCATTTAACTCCtttactgttgggtagtttaatctacagaaCAGTATCATATTCTATAAAATCATCATATGTGTATGGAGGCACATTGTGATTAGGAGGTTTAAGATATGATGGGCATGTGACTTTATCATGAGttttatttaactgtattttatatttcatttaatttacttcttcttatatttattttattttttccattttatctGGGTACATATTCCTTCTAGCTTACTCGcagaattttatttattattatttattttgtttattaccTGCCATGTCTCGCTTTGGTTAATAAGGTGTGTAGCATATTAATTATTTGCAAGCCACTTGTTGACCCCTCTTGGTTACAGGTGGGACAGGTCGGGGgggtgttttgttgttgtgatggacTGTATTATTTAAACCATGGGATGTGACAGACTtgattataaaatgaaaattgcAAGTCATAAAAAATCATCATACGTTTGTGAGAACCTCGTATTTCTGAAAGTTCATGAGctcagaaaaacagccctgttttcagcttcTTCCAGCttatttttaaagagtttatctTAAAAAGtaggagaattttctcaacGCATAAATGAACATTTCATCCTTttgtttatcacaaacattcaaattGGAAATCACCAAATTTGGAGATTCGTGGCTTTCAAAGGACAGGAAGTGTATCAAAAAGAAATGGTGTAAAAGACACAATATTTGcttctgagatgtagtggattAGAAGTTGGCCTATATGTGGCCAAACAGTATTTAAGACCAATGCAACAActctatttaaaaaatatgttgtttttttgttgctggagtccaaaagagaaaataatcatAAGTAAAGACAATAACTTTTATTTGACAATACGAATAAATATCTAAAACCATTAACATCTAAGAAGTACAAACTGCAGTATGAAATGAAAAGCCAGAATTTGATGTAGCAAGTAAGTCTATCGCAGACCCCAGTAATTACCACCACGTGAGCCCACTGTGAGCCTCAACACTGCAGTCTACACCGCAATTTACACTGCAAGGAGAGACTCAAGTGACCACCACCATTAGATTTCAGTTTGTTCAGCTCACAGTAGTGAAAAGGACAGTACTGAATCCAGTAATGACATTGTAGCAATCAGGCATCACAACAATTCACACTAAAACTAAGGTTGAGTCCAATTCAACATGGCAGACAAATTAAGCCAGATGACATAGATGGACTGGTTCAGGCAAAGCAGCGGTCTGGCACTCAGTCTGCAATAAGGGATAACATGGTCGAAATCATTTCCAGGGATTAACCCTCTTACATTATCACACCAGTTTAGGTTACCTTGCTCACTCTGAGGCCCTGGTTAAAGAAGGAGACACTGGGACGATCAGCAGGCCGAACACTCTGGCTCAGACAAGGGGGAGACAAAGACTGAATTTCCCAAAGGATTACATGTTTATATTAGTGACAGGCCTACAGTCtaacaaacaaaagcagctaTCTGTGGCCTATCTCTTCAACATGGAGCACACATACAGAGCAAAGATCAGTCAGGATCAGTCAGGACACAGCATCACTACAACCCTAGATCTCCCTTACCTGCACACACCAAGCAGGAAACACACTAACCCTACCTACAGAGGGCAGTGTTCTCTACATGTCCCCCTTCACATACTGTAAAGcaacataaaatggaaaaaa
Protein-coding sequences here:
- the bri3 gene encoding brain protein I3, with the protein product MVDSKPLLQDRPPAYNAVPGAYEYGPQPQHSYGAIPAPAPPPYQYPDGQGYPSAQIPPAIAQQPYPGTYTIIQPSVVVVGGCPACRVGVLEDDFTCLGILCAIFFFPLGLLFCFALRQRRCPNCGATFG